TCTCAAGCCGTGCGAACCTCTTCTTCAAGCTTTCTGATATTGACTGTACTGACCTTGAACTCGGGGATTTTTGCCAGAGGATCGAAAGCCTCGGCATTGGTCAGGACATTGGTCGGGTTTTCACCGAAGTGAATCGGCAGAAACAGATTACCGGGCTTGACGTTTTCACTGATCCTGGCGGGGGCTTCCATTTCACCCCTTCTGGATGAAAGTATGACCATATCCCCTTCCTGAATGTCAAGGGTTTTCGCATCTTCCGGGTTGATCTCCAGGTAACCGGTGCGCTGTTCGATATCTAGCTTAGGTGAGATCCGGGTCATGGTGCCCGTATGGAAGTGGGCAAACATGCGGCCGGTGGTAAGGAAAAATGGGTAGTTTTTATCCGGCATTTCAGCAGGGTGATGATATTCGATGGCATGAAATTTTCCCAAGCCCCTCTTGAAAGCATCCCGGTGAAGATAGGGGGTTCCGGGATGATTCAAGTCCGGGCAGGGCCACTGGAGACCGTCGATGCCCAGTCGTTCATAGGTCATGCCTCCGTAACTGGCTTCGGTCAGAGAGGTCATTTCATTAAAAATGGCTTCAGGGCTTTCGTATTTCATTTCATAGCCCATGGCTGTGGACAGCCTGCAAATGATTTCCCAATCCGCCAGGCTGTCTCCGATCGGTTCAATGGCCTTATGTATGCGCATGCATCGCCGTTCCGAGTTGGTAAAGGTTCCGTCTTTCTCCGCCAGTGACGCGGCGGAAAACACCACATCGGCCACCTGAGCGGTTTCAGAGAGGAAGAGATCCTGCACCGCCAGAAAATCGAGCTCTTTCAAGGCGTGATGCAGGTGATTCCAATCCGGGTCACTCAGCTTTGGGTTCTCTCCGATGACCACAAGCCCTTTTAAACGACCCTCCAGCATGGCCGGGACCATATCGGTAATGGTGAGGCCCGGCCGCTGGGGGAGAGGCACGCCCCAGGCCTGGGAAAATTTATTGATAACCTCCGGATCGGACACCGGTTGGTAACCGGTCAGTACATTCGGCAGTCCTCCCATGTCGCAGGCACCCTGCACATTGTTTTGCCCCCGGAGCGGGTTGACACCGGCAGCGGCAATACCCACATTACCGGTGAGCATGGCCAGGTTACAGCAGGACTTTACGTTGTCCACTCCCGTGACATGTTGGGTAATGCCCATGGCATATAGCAAAGCGGACGGTGAATGGGTGGCATACAGTTCGGCCATTCGTTCCA
This is a stretch of genomic DNA from Thermodesulfobacteriota bacterium. It encodes these proteins:
- the fdhF gene encoding formate dehydrogenase subunit alpha → MECKFVPSVCSYCGTGCGVLFEVVNEKIIRTLPMKSHPVNQGKLCIKGWNLHEHVNSFMRLKSPLIRENGRLQTATWNEAIQSTATNLKKIVDTYGPDSIGVLVSAKITNEENYLAQKFTRAVIGTNNVDHCARLUHASTVAGLAAAFGSGAMTNSIGEIEDSGCIFVIGSNTTACHPLIARRIFRAKEKGAKLIVADPRNIQLSRYADIAVTHRLGSDVALLNGMMHLIIKNKWHATDYIAARTEDFDKLAEMVAAYTPERVSAVTEVPIEDLERMAELYATHSPSALLYAMGITQHVTGVDNVKSCCNLAMLTGNVGIAAAGVNPLRGQNNVQGACDMGGLPNVLTGYQPVSDPEVINKFSQAWGVPLPQRPGLTITDMVPAMLEGRLKGLVVIGENPKLSDPDWNHLHHALKELDFLAVQDLFLSETAQVADVVFSAASLAEKDGTFTNSERRCMRIHKAIEPIGDSLADWEIICRLSTAMGYEMKYESPEAIFNEMTSLTEASYGGMTYERLGIDGLQWPCPDLNHPGTPYLHRDAFKRGLGKFHAIEYHHPAEMPDKNYPFFLTTGRMFAHFHTGTMTRISPKLDIEQRTGYLEINPEDAKTLDIQEGDMVILSSRRGEMEAPARISENVKPGNLFLPIHFGENPTNVLTNAEAFDPLAKIPEFKVSTVNIRKLEEEVRTA